Proteins from one Porites lutea chromosome 3, jaPorLute2.1, whole genome shotgun sequence genomic window:
- the LOC140930717 gene encoding uncharacterized protein produces MREINMKTLEVFTKKVINALPQLDGHAHTIRRRLSESLIYRRNQMKNTKFWKRAKKMNKYKDEACQRPVVVAEENSTPVNTTLIQVEQALKVDDPAGHEVEEDDQDTGFSFTSSEELFVMDGARKIARATFLRTSKADSDFKKLVMQSNFLKSDDKVELTGPNTEKYLCQIQVGQKFYWPQKPVAETCGQIKAK; encoded by the exons ATGCGAGAGATTAACATGAAAACGCTGGAAGTGTTTACTAAAAAG GTAATCAATGCACTTCCCCAACTGGATGGTCATGCCCATACTATAAGAaggaggctttctgaaagtttGATTTATAGAAGGAATCAaatgaaaaatacaaaattctGGAAACGTGCTAAAAAG ATGAATAAATACAAAGATGAGGCCTGCCAGAGGCCAGTAGTTGTTGCTGAAGAAAACTCCACGCCGGTGAATACAACACTCATCCAAGTTGAGCAGGCTCTTAAAGTTGATGATCCTGCAGGTCATGAAGTTGAAGAAGATGATCAGGACACAGGATTTTCTTTCACTTCATC GGAGGAGCTGTTCGTAATGGATGGTGCAAGGAAAATTGCCCGAGCAACTTTTCTCCGAACATCCAAAGCAGACA GTGACTTTAAAAAACTGGTCATGCAGTCCAACTTTCTGAAAAGTGACGATAAAGTCGAGCTGACGGGACCAAACACGGAGAAATATCTCTGTCAAATCCAG GttggtcaaaaattttactGGCCCCAAAAACCAGTTGCTGAAACATGTGGCCAAATCAAAGCAAAGTAA
- the LOC140931955 gene encoding uncharacterized protein yields the protein MLPPVLNFVDFGAEEKKATVIVISPLNALIRDQIVKMRESGLSVCVLRGDRVDTEDGGDEEISLEVPVEMLTSAHFDLIFTHPEVLVDNRKVSKLLKTTSFKEKIKAIVVDEAHLVIDWKSFRPAYGKLDLLTSIFSKTPIIGLTATATKQMQQKIVEAMGMISHFVIDVNPDRKNIYFSLSRRGNQGDEKLVNILDPLLKDLRSRRQDFPLTIIYGNLETIANCFSYFSSELGNEQYEPIDAPKLARNRLFTQYHAQDPEHERKRIVDELIQGKSKLRIIFATVAFGIGLDISNIRHVLHIGVPYSMEEYFQEAGRAGRDGLPAKAHIFFNSHDISKGRKQLSDVMRNYVQEKKCKREMILNYFGFKAPSRSGSLHECCDFHQNMCDCDDCVISSIPSILEEAGIQDDETTSAEASASTSLTLPPALEEKLREELHVYRFSLPGTGRTSVGGTSLSSGITLDLVDQIVKNVHQLTSVEKIEATLPIFSRRNAIAIWEIVQKYI from the exons ATGCTACCACCCGTACTTAATTTCGTGGATTTTGGTGCAGAGGAAAAAAAGGCGACAGTAATTGTTATTTCTCCGCTAAACGCCTTAATTCGCGACCAAATTGTTAAGATGAGAGAAAGTGGATTGAGTGTTTGCGTACTCAGAGGAGATCGCGTGGATACAGAAGACGGCGGTGATGAAGAGATTTCGCTTGAAGTGCCTGTTGAGATGCTGACAAGTGCACATTTCGATCTGATATTTACTCACCCCGAGGTGTTGGTCGACAATAGGAAAGTATCCAAATTACTGAAGACGACTTCatttaaggaaaaaataaaagcaattgtGGTAGATGAAGCCCATCTTGTCATTGATTG GAAGAGTTTCAGGCCAGCTTATGGCAAGTTAGATTTGCTGACAAGTATATTTTCAAAGACACCAATTATTGGTCTAACTGCTACTGCGACAAAACAAATGCAGCAGAAAATAGTGGAAGCTATGGGGATGATTAGTCATTTTGTTATTGATGTAAACCCTGATCGTAAAAACATTTACTTTTCGTTATCACGTAGAGGCAACCAGGGGGATGAAAAATTAGTAAACATTTTGGACCCTCTTCTTAAAGATCTCCGTTCTAGAAGACAAGACTTCCCTCTCACTATTATTTATGGAAACCTGGAGACCATTGCGaattgtttttcttattttagtaGTGAACTTGGAAATGAACAATATGAACCAATAGATGCACCAAAACTTGCCAGAAACAGGCTATTCACTCAATATCATGCCCAGGATCCTGAACAtgaacgaaagagaattgtTGATGAACTGATTCAGGGTAAATcaaaactaagaattatttttgcTACTGTTGCCTTTGGCATAGGGTTAGATATTAGTAATATCAGACATGTACTACACATTGGTGTGCCCTATTCCATGGAAGAGTATTTTCAAGAAGCTGGTAGGGCAGGGCGAGATGGGCTACCAGCAAAAGCGCACATCTTTTTCAACAGTCACGATATTTCAAAGGGTAGAAAACAGCTGTCAGATGTTATGCGAAATTATGTCCAGGAGAAGAAGTGTAAAAGGGagatgattttaaattattttgggTTTAAAGCCCCCAGCAGAAGTGGCTCACTCCATGAGTGTTGTGACTTTCATCAAAACATGTGTGATTGTGATGACTGTGTAATATCCAGTATTCCATCAATTTTGGAAGAGGCAGGCATACAGGATGATGAGACAACTTCTGCTGAGGCAAGTGCATCAACATCTTTGACCTTACCACCTGCCCTTGAAGAAAAATTAAGGGAAGAACTACACGTTTATCGATTTTCCCTCCCTGGAACTGGAAGAACCTCTGTTGGAGGAACCAGCTTGAGTAGTGGCATAACTTTGGATCTTGTTGACCAGATTGTTAAAAACGTTCATCAACTAACTTCAGTGGAAAAAATCGAGGCAACACTCCCAATTTTTAGCAGAAGAAATGCCATAGCCATCTGGGAAATTGtccaaaaatacatttaa
- the LOC140930704 gene encoding uncharacterized protein — MPYSEQHMSDKKRTASKDHVCPCKNCKSECTQSIKIVKRHLEVFGRYSGDHDNQLSESGSEDELLAKSNDYRHDDNDHDDQLSESGSRDELLAETNDYRHDGNDSFAELSYSSEENCGRNFKRRRIDSASISEQSDGEIIQNEIDITSSSCDNEVLIEHDLAALSDDSGSNESLPSYSSSDHKDCDLEMEHDIYDSENAKIPLFENSDITVLQALASYFMWFTEHPSTSKSALSDLLRLKKHLLPQPNNLPGSYDAAYNFVKPFLLPTVSYHVCLNDCVIFRKTSRYDYSKLQKCPICGSNRYWGNKINARRRFLYFPLGPRWRRMFGNASISEVIQSHADNRDACEDSSIMRDIHDSPSWKQAFSEEGFCNGDLRGMLLQLSTDGVNPFSSNKVNYSMWPIMLTALNLPRNVRNLFENIMLAGIVSAQTEGQEPKHLDPYLEIVVDEVLELSGATFFDAFRNASFTFKVALMSYVLDYPGLGKVFTAAGQTALQGCMWCEIRGQFVSSLDKVVYLENRRYLSEDHPLRKQKRSFFRLQTRKKVSTRRSQYQ; from the coding sequence ATGCCATACTCGGAGCAGCACATGAGCGATAAAAAACGTACAGCAAGTAAAGACCATGTTTGTCCttgcaaaaattgcaaatccGAATGCACCCAATCAATTAAGATCGTGAAGAGGCATCTAGAAGTGTTTGGCCGATATTCAGGTGATCATGATAATCAGTTATCTGAAAGCGGGAGCGAGGATGAATTGTTGGCCAAGTCGAACGATTACAGACATGATGACAATGATCATGATGATCAGTTATCTGAAAGCGGGAGCAGGGATGAATTGTTGGCTGAGACGAACGATTACAGACATGATGGCAATGATTCATTTGCGGAACTATCATATTCAAGTGAGGAAAACTGCGGCAGAAATTTCAAACGACGTCGGATAGATTCAGCGAGTATTAGTGAGCAAAGTGATGGCGAAATAATTCAAAACGAAATCGACATTACGAGTTCATCTTGTGACAATGAAGTCTTGATAGAACATGATTTAGCCGCGTTAAGCGACGATAGTGGGAGTAATGAATCCTTACCTTCTTATAGTAGCTCTGACCACAAAGACTGTGACCTtgaaatggaacacgacatttATGACAGCGAAAATGCCAAGATTCCTCTTTTTGAAAATAGTGATATCACTGTTCTTCAAGCATTAGCGAGTTATTTTATGTGGTTTACTGAACACCCATCCACCAGCAAAAGTGCCTTATCTGATCTTTTGCGATTGAAGAAGCATTTGTTACCACAGCCAAATAACCTTCCTGGGTCGTACGATGCAGCGTACAACTTTGTCAAGCCATTTCTGCTTCCAACAGTATCTTACCATGTTTGTCTGAACGACTGTGTCATCTTTCGCAAGACTAGTAGATACGACTATTCAAAGCTGCAAAAGTGTCCCATTTGCGGATCTAATCGATATTGGGGCAACAAGATTAATGCTAGAAGaagatttctttattttcctcttGGACCTCGTTGGAGAAGAATGTTTGGAAACGCAAGTATTTCTGAAGTCATTCAGAGCCATGCTGATAATCGTGATGCGTGTGAAGACTCTTCCATTATGCGTGACATTCATGATTCCCCTTCATGGAAACAAGCTTTCTCGGAGGAAGGATTCTGCAATGGCGATCTCCGAGGAATGCTGTTACAACTTTCCACTGATGGTGTCAATCCGTTTAGTAGCAATAAGGTCAATTACTCAATGTGGCCAATTATGCTTACTGCCCTTAACCTACCTAGGAACGTACGCAATCTGTTTGAGAATATCATGCTTGCTGGTATAGTTTCAGCTCAAACAGAAGGCCAAGAGCCAAAACACCTTGATCCATACCTTGAAATAGTTGTAGATGAAGTTCTGGAACTGTCTGGTGCCACTTTTTTTGATGCCTTCAGAAATGCGTCATTTACATTCAAAGTTGCCCTGATGAGTTATGTTCTTGACTATCCTGGTCTGGGAAAGGTTTTTACAGCAGCAGGCCAGACTGCCTTACAAGGTTGCATGTGGTGTGAGATTAGAG
- the LOC140929934 gene encoding uncharacterized protein, with amino-acid sequence MSEESQKIANSGGTSPVDFKAMFAELLDDAKRDILAHVQDSIEKVYADFEDYETGPESGEASTECSDTAVATTVATKINDFIQPKTSDQAEGSDGGSFKSLADEFSVLEKTSPAIDANLAEIVKSLLTEKLTKEKLAEVQNKYLRPENYTNLVAPKINKQIWQQLRQETRNNDSAFQKAQSLLLSGLYAVLQLCNSANGDQRNVLTHTAVLLLSANRELNLKRRDLIRPDLNKQYAPLCNPSTAVSTFLFGDDLNKEVEELTKSQKLSNKVTPKRRMEPYKVPASRGVRGRG; translated from the coding sequence ATGTCTGAGGAGTCTCAGAAAATTGCAAATTCTGGAGGTACTTCGCCCGTGGACTTCAAGGCGATGTTTGCTGAACTTTTAGATGATGCCAAAAGAGACATTTTGGCTCACGTGCAAGACTCTATCGAGAAGGTTTATGCCGATTTTGAAGATTATGAGACCGGCCCTGAGAGCGGTGAAGCGAGCACTGAGTGTTCGGATACAGCTGTTGCAACGACTGTTGCAActaaaataaatgattttatCCAGCCAAAAACCTCAGACCAAGCTGAAGGCTCGGATGGCGGTTCCTTTAAATCACTCGCTGATGAATTTAGCGTTCTAGAGAAAACTTCACCTGCCATAGATGCAAATTTGGCAGAAATAGTGAAGAGTCTGCTTACAGAGAAGCtcacaaaagaaaagttggcCGAGGTACAGAACAAGTACCTCAGACCTGAAAACTACACTAATTTGGTTGCACCCAAGATAAACAAGCAAATTTGGCAACAATTACGACAGGAGACCAGAAACAATGATTCAGCTTTCCAGAAGGCACAGTCTTTGCTGTTGTCAGGTTTATATGCTGTACTTCAGCTGTGTAACAGTGCAAATGGGGATCAAAGGAATGTTTTGACCCATACAGCAGTCCTGCTGTTGTCAGCAAATAGAGAGCTTAATCTGAAACGAAGAGATCTCATTCGTCCTGACCTAAACAAGCAATATGCTCCTTTATGCAACCCATCTACAGCTGTGTCAACATTCTTGTTTGGAGATGACCTAAACAAAGAAGTGGAAGAGTTAACCAAGTCACAAAAGCTCAGCAATAAAGTGACTCCTAAGAGACGCATGGAACCTTACAAAGTCCCCGCCTCTAGAGGTGTGCGTGGTCGTGGC